One segment of Brassica napus cultivar Da-Ae chromosome C3, Da-Ae, whole genome shotgun sequence DNA contains the following:
- the LOC106389193 gene encoding transcription factor TCP4-like, whose translation MAEEDEAHRFLHPPAPPSSSSMRRRATSEAANGGCGEIVEVQGGHIVRSTGRKDRHSKVCTAKGPRDRRVRLSAHTAIQFYDVQDRLGFDRPSKAVDWLIKKAKTSIDELAQLPPWDPADAIRNAAANAKPRRTAAKARVSPSPPPQQLQFSGGTAVGFAGATGRRSNDNESSFLPPSMDSDSIADTIKSFFPVVGSTAEAPPHQLMHNYHHHHPPDLLSRTNSQNQDLRLSLQPFPDGPPSLLHHHHHHSVAEPVLFYGQSNPLGYDASTGGWEQQSIQRLVAWNSGGANDTGNGGGGGFLFAPPPNHPSTTSFQPVLGQSQLYSQRGPLQSSYSPMIRAWFDPTHHHHQSISSDDLNHHHHMPPPIASGEFSSGFRVPARFQGQEEEQHDGLNNKPSSASRH comes from the coding sequence ATGGCAGAAGAAGACGAAGCTCACCGCTTCCTCCACCCTCCAGCACCGCCGTCATCTTCTTCAATGAGACGCCGCGCTACGTCGGAGGCAGCGAACGGCGGCTGCGGCGAGATAGTCGAGGTGCAAGGAGGTCACATTGTGCGGTCCACGGGAAGGAAAGACCGGCACAGCAAAGTCTGCACGGCGAAAGGACCACGTGACCGGCGCGTGAGGCTATCGGCTCACACGGCTATTCAGTTCTACGATGTCCAAGACCGGCTTGGCTTCGACCGGCCGAGCAAAGCCGTTGACTGGCTTATCAAAAAGGCGAAGACTTCCATCGACGAGCTCGCTCAGCTTCCGCCGTGGGATCCGGCGGATGCGATCCGCAACGCCGCCGCGAACGCTAAACCGAGAAGAACCGCCGCGAAAGCTCGAGTTTCTCCATCTCCTCCGCCGCAGCAGCTTCAGTTCAGCGGTGGAACGGCCGTGGGATTCGCCGGAGCAACGGGGCGCCGGAGTAATGATAACGAGTCGAGCTTTCTTCCGCCGTCGATGGACTCAGATTCGATTGCTGACACTATAAAGTCGTTTTTCCCGGTGGTTGGCTCCACGGCGGAGGCTCCGCCGCATCAGCTTATGCACAactaccatcatcatcatccgcCGGATTTGCTTTCAAGAACCAATAGTCAAAACCAAGATCTCCGTCTCTCGCTGCAACCGTTCCCGGATGGTCCACCGTCgcttctccaccaccaccaccaccactccgTAGCCGAGCCTGTTCTGTTCTACGGACAGAGCAACCCGCTAGGGTATGACGCATCGACGGGTGGTTGGGAGCAACAGTCAATTCAGAGACTGGTGGCTTGGAACAGCGGCGGAGCTAACGATACAGGaaacggaggaggaggagggtttCTCTTTGCTCCTCCTCCTAATCATCCTTCAACGACGTCGTTTCAGCCAGTACTTGGCCAAAGCCAGCTTTATTCTCAGAGGGGTCCCCTTCAGTCCAGTTACAGTCCCATGATCCGTGCTTGGTTTGATCCTACTCACCACCATCATCAATCCATCTCCAGTGACGATctcaaccaccaccaccatatgcCTCCGCCAATTGCTTCAGGTGAATTCTCTTCCGGTTTTCGCGTACCAGCACGGTTTCAGggtcaagaagaggagcagcaCGACGGTCTAAACAACAAACCGTCTTCTGCTTCTCGCCATTGA
- the LOC106385806 gene encoding uncharacterized protein LOC106385806 has product MNKTARIDIPSSSAPAPASADGELNEDDIFSIDISHAPKHSPSSSPAQHPPARQLQRTKSGLKNVEASGILAALPEPSGNSYLNHVFHHKPAAALSTSVSSTASSTSSSSSARIIPSAPKPPQERVPFTGGGGRYPQSAPLQVPLAMRSRHKKEFKLTDAVVDEEEEDEGERLPPHEIVARSLAKSSLLSCSVLEGAGRTLKGRDLRQVRNAVFRRTGFID; this is encoded by the coding sequence atgaaCAAAACCGCACGAATCGATATCCCTTCATCGTCTGCTCCTGCTCCAGCTTCAGCAGATGGTGAGCTGAACGAAGACGACATCTTCTCAATAGACATATCTCACGCGCCTAAACACTCTCCGTCCTCTTCTCCTGCTCAGCATCCACCTGCCCGCCAGCTTCAAAGAACCAAAAGCGGTTTAAAAAACGTGGAAGCTTCTGGCATCCTCGCAGCTCTTCCCGAGCCTTCTGGGAACAGTTACTTAAACCATGTCTTCCACCACAAGCCTGCAGCTGCTCTCTCCACTTCCGTCTCCTCCACAGCTTCCTCCACGTCCTCTTCGTCTTCCGCTCGAATCATCCCCTCAGCTCCTAAACCGCCTCAAGAGAGGGTTCCCTTCACAGGTGGTGGAGGGAGGTATCCTCAGTCAGCTCCTCTTCAAGTGCCGTTGGCGATGAGGAGTCGTCACAAGAAGGAGTTCAAGCTGACTGATGCGGTGGTggatgaggaggaggaagatgaagGCGAAAGGCTTCCACCGCACGAGATTGTAGCTCGGTCTCTGGCGAAGTCTTCGTTGCTGTCTTGCTCGGTTCTTGAAGGAGCGGGGAGAACACTTAAAGGGAGAGATCTCAGGCAGGTGAGGAACGCTGTTTTCAGAAGAACCGGTTTCATAGATTGa
- the LOC106389192 gene encoding ras-related protein RABA1g, whose protein sequence is MAAYRAEDDYDFLYKVVLIGDSGVGKSNLLSRFTRNEFSLESKSTIGVEFATRSIRVDENVVKAQIWDTAGQERYRAITSAYYRGAVGAFLVYDVTRRVTFENVERWLKELRDHTDANIVCMLVGNKADLRHLRAVSTEDATAFAERESTFFMETSALEALNVEDAFTQVLSQIYRVASKKALDVGGDDHAALPKGQSINVGGKDDVSEVKKVGCCSS, encoded by the exons ATGGCGGCGTACAGAGCTGAAGACGATTACGATTTCCTCTACAAGGTGGTCCTGATCGGAGACTCCGGCGTCGGAAAATCCAACCTCCTCTCTCGCTTCACCCGCAACGAGTTCAGCCTCGAGTCCAAATCCACGATCGGCGTCGAGTTCGCCACCAGAAGCATCCGCGTCGACGAAAATGTCGTCAAGGCTCAGATTTGGGACACAGCCGGCCAAGAAAG gtACCGAGCGATCACGAGCGCGTACTATCGAGGAGCCGTAGGAGCGTTCCTTGTCTACGACGTTACGCGGCGCGTCACGTTCGAGAACGTCGAGAGGTGGCTCAAGGAGCTCAGAGACCACACGGACGCCAACATCGTCTGTATGCTCGTCGGTAACAAGGCTGACTTGCGTCACCTACGAGCCGTTTCCACCGAAGACGCAACGGCCTTTGCGGAGAGAGAGAGCACGTTCTTCATGGAGACGTCTGCGCTCGAAGCTTTGAACGTGGAGGACGCTTTCACTCAAGTGCTTTCTCAGATATACCGCGTGGCGAGCAAGAAGGCGTTGGATGTTGGTGGAGACGATCACGCTGCGTTGCCAAAAGGGCAGAGTATTAACGTTGGGGGTAAGGATGATGTCTCTGAGGTCAAGAAGGTTGGTTGCTGCTCAagttga
- the LOC106389191 gene encoding RING finger protein 44: MRQRHIMTGFDMEQHSHPDTPHMNPLPTFLQEPYDNNSMLNGLPQYPPPPPHHHHQRASNLGPTMSTPPNLYFPYEPLHAHPLAPGSHESNPHFMGHGYKRKSDEAIIPGNYQYLTEPAPPPETAPLAFPHYATAAYPQPMDQRSVRSRVGAVTMDPPYSQGNYAAHPFPPPAPIWYDQHVNDNNTSDGSSSSSYWLQPPSIPFMHGNAAPRFHEASSSRNDIPFAYPSPNYFSHHPAPPPPPVYPPRMASASYTVPMTIHDAPYRNVGPVQSTGLTINRQHPRDGFSPAASLRHHGLPPHLRAFPAYEDAFLGEGEFFGDDEVDDHQDMRLDIEDMSYEELLDLSDHIGTVKTGLSEETVKDLVKRRTYISTRINLEEAPSTDLETDSCTICQETYKNRDKIATLDCKHEYHPACLEKWLVIKNVCPICKSEALVMDKNKER, translated from the exons ATGAGACAAAGACATATAATGACAGGTTTCGACATGGAGCAGCATTCTCATCCAGACACCCCACACATGAACCCTCTTCCTACTTTCTTGCAAGAGCCTTATGACAACAACTCTATGCTTAACGGTCTTCCACAGTATCCTCCTCCTCcccctcatcatcatcatcaacgtGCTTCCAATCTTGGTCCTACCATGTCAACCCCACCAAATCTCTATTTCCCTTACGAGCCTCTTCATGCTCATCCCTTAGCTCCTGGAAGTCATGAGAGTAATCCACATTTTATGGGCCATGGATACAAGAGAAAGAGCGACGAAGCTATTATACCTGGAAACTATCAGTATCTTACTGAACCAGCACCACCTCCGGAGACAGCGCCTTTGGCCTTCCCGCACTATGCTACTGCTGCTTACCCACAACCAATGGATCAGCGAAGTGTGAGGAGCAGAGTAGGAGCAGTCACAATGGATCCTCCTTACTCTCAAGGAAACTATGCAGCCCATCCTTTTCCACCTCCTGCCCCAATCTGGTATGACCAACATGTTAATGACAACAACACATCTGATGGATCATCCTCCTCTTCCTATTGGCTCCAACCACCCTCTATACCTTTTATGCATG GTAATGCTGCTCCGAGATTCCATGAGGCATCTAGTAGCAGAAACGATATACCATTTGCGTACCCTAGTCCTAACTATTTTAGCCATCATCCGGCACCTCCTCCTCCCCCTGTATACCCTCCTCGCATGGCTTCAGCCTCATACACTGTCCCCATGACTATTCATGATGCTCCGTACAGAAACGTGGGGCCGGTTCAATCAACTGGGCTGACGATAAACCGGCAACATCCCCGAGATGGTTTTTCTCCTGCAGCGAGTCTTAGACACCATGGACTGCCTCCTCACCTTAGAGCATTCCCCGCATAT GAAGACGCTTTTCTCGGGGAAGGAGAGTTCTTCGGCGATGATGAGGTTGATGATCATCAAGACATGCGCTTGGACATAGAGGACATGTCATATGAG GAGCTTCTTGATTTGAGCGACCATATTGGAACAGTGAAGACTGGCTTATCAGAAGAAACCGTTAAAGATCTTGTGAAAAGAAGAACCTACATATCCACCAGAATCAACCTGGAAGAAGCTCCATCTACCGATCTAGAAACAGATTCTTGCACCATATGCCAG GAAACCTACAAGAACCGAGATAAGATCGCAACGCTGGACTGCAAGCACGAGTACCATCCAGCATGCTTGGAGAAGTGGTTGGTCATCAAGAACGTCTGCCCAATCTGTAAATCAGAGGCACTGGTCATGGACAAGAACAAGGAACGATAA